In a genomic window of Phragmites australis chromosome 14, lpPhrAust1.1, whole genome shotgun sequence:
- the LOC133890320 gene encoding uncharacterized protein LOC133890320, with product MNDHSIVNWLYTTISKEILVIVVQPNTTAFVVWTAMEDINHPRLQTLADTLRDVGQPRQRAKTGVEHAARPKLQVPPLHTRPYLQDPLPTFLAARSYLLQGITLSGLLNFIDGLWSTSGEERIIIFTTNYKDHLDPALLRPGRMDMHIYMGYCGWEAFKTLARNYFLVDDHALFPVIQELLMELEVTPAEVLEMLLRSEDCSCGVPPGEETEDKER from the exons ATGAACGACCACAGCATTGTGAACTGGCTCTACACCACCATCTCCAAGGAGATCCTCGTCATCGTCGTCCAGCCGAACACCACCGCCTTCGTCGTCTGGACCGCGATGGAGG ACATCAATCACCCAAGACTGCAGACTCTCGCCGACACGCTCCGCGATGTCGGGCAGCCCCGTCAGCGAGCCAAGACAGGTGTTGAACATGCTGCGCGGCCAAAGCTCCAAGTTCCGCCACTCCATACCCGTCCTTACCTCCAAGATCCACTCCCCACCTTCCTCGCCGCGCGCTCCTACCTTCTGCAGGGCATAACTCTGTCCGGGCTGCTCAACTTCATCGACGGGCTGTGGTCGACGAGCGGCGAGGAgcgcatcatcatcttcaccaCCAACTACAAGGACCACCTCGACCCGGCGCTGCTCCGGCCGGGACGCATGGACATGCACATCTACATGGGCTACTGCGGCTGGGAGGCGTTCAAGACGCTGGCCAGGAACTATTTCCTCGTCGACGACCACGCGCTGTTCCCGGTGATTCAAGAACTGCTCATGGAGTTGGAGGTGACGCCGGCGGAGGTGTTGGAGATGCTGCTGCGGAGCGAGGACTGTTCTTGCGGAGTTCCTCCAGGAGAAGAGACGGAGGACAAGGAAAGATAG
- the LOC133890319 gene encoding AAA-ATPase At5g17760-like has translation MDSDYVTSLLMGAAASAPGLDFGTLDGGHSAPASVVTLSGLLNFIDGLWSTSGEERIIVFTTNYKERLDPALLRPGRMHGHARLHGLLLLGRLQDAGPQLLPHRRPPDAPGDTEERLSEVEVTPAAVSAMLLRSEDADVALRGLTELLKEKKQTMREGN, from the exons ATGGACAGCGACTACGTCACTAGCCTACTGATGGGTGCCGCCGCCTCTGCTCCGGGGCTCGACTTTGGCACGCTGGACGGCGG TCACAGTGCACCTGCTAGTGTC GTGACTCTGTCCGGGCTGCTCAACTTCATCGACGGGCTGTGGTCGACCAGCGGCGAGGAGCGCATCATCGTCTTCACCACCAACTACAAGGAACGCCTGGACCCGGCGCTCCTGCGGCCGGGCCGCATGCATGGACATGCACGTCTACATGGGCTACTGCTGCTGGGACGCCTTCAAGACGCTGGCCCGCAACTACTTCCTCATCGACGACCACCCGATGCTCCCGGAGATACAGAGGAGCGGCTGTCGGAGGTGGAGGTGACACCGGCCGCGGTGTCGGCGATGCTGCTGCGGAGCGAGGACGCCGACGTCGCACTCCGGGGGCTCACCGAGTTActcaaagagaagaagcagaCGATGCGTGAAGGGAACTAG
- the LOC133891491 gene encoding AAA-ATPase At3g50940-like, with protein sequence MDHLPLTAPAAAASLLPAQGGRVLDAYKKALATAASAAAYAVLARSMARELFPDELRAAVRWCAAVAGARFGRSEKERHTVVIQRQFDGGYNENHLFNSARAYLATRIDPRAMRRLCLARSRANEPDGDSSGSTLLCMEPGGSTTDVFDGVEFMWTSVETGGEENKKGESLELSFDAEHTDTALERYVPFVMSTAEQLQLRHRALRIFMNEGRSWDGISHHHPATFDTIAMDPALKQSIVADLDRFLKRKYYYQRIGKAWKRGYLLYGPPGTGKSSLVAAMANYLRFDLYDLDLSMVYNNSALQRLLIGMPNKSMLVIEDIDCCFDAAASREDGKAPGPDDGPDPDYTSDSQDAYQPGAPPPKSITLSGLLNFIDGLWSTCGEERIIVFTTNYKDRLDPALLRPGRMDMHIYMGYCGWEAFRTLARNYFLVDDHALFPEIQELLSALEVTPAEVSEMLLRSEDVDVALRVLADFLQEKRRSTLKETEDKKDVAETAV encoded by the coding sequence ATGGATCACCTGCCACTTACagcgccggccgccgcggcgtcgCTGTTGCCGGCGCAGGGCGGGAGGGTGCTCGACGCGTACAAGAAGGCGCTGGCCACGGCGGCCTCGGCTGCCGCGTACGCCGTGCTGGCGCGAAGCATGGCGAGGGAGCTGTTCCCCGACGAGCTGCGCGCCGCGGTGCGCTGGTGCGCGGCCGTCGCGGGCGCCCGCTTCGGCCGGAGCGAGAAGGAGCGCCACACAGTGGTCATCCAGCGCCAGTTCGACGGCGGGTACAACGAGAACCACCTCTTCAACTCGGCGCGCGCGTACCTGGCCACCCGGATCGACCCGCGCGCCATGCGCCGGCTCTGCCTCGCGCGCTCCCGCGCCAATGAGCCCGACGGCGACAGCAGCGGGAGCACGCTCCTGTGCATGGAGCCCGGGGGCTCCACCACCGACGTCTTCGACGGCGTCGAGTTCATGTGGACGTCCGTCGAGACCGGTGGCGAGGAGAACAAAAAGGGCGAGTCCCTGGAGCTCAGCTTCGACGCCGAGCATACGGACACCGCGCTGGAGCGTTACGTGCCCTTCGTCATGTCCACGGCGGAGCAGCTGCAGCTGCGTCACCGCGCGCTCAGGATCTTCATGAACGAGGGGCGGTCGTGGGACGGTATCAGCCACCACCACCCGGCCACGTTCGACACGATCGCCATGGACCCGGCGTTGAAGCAGTCCATCGTAGCCGACCTTGACAGATTCTTGAAGCGCAAGTACTACTACCAGCGGATCGGCAAGGCGTGGAAGCGTGGGTATTTGCTCTACGGCCCGCCCGGTACCGGCAAGTCCAGCCTGGTCGCCGCCATGGCCAACTACCTCCGCTTCGACCTCTACGACCTCGACCTTTCGATGGTGTACAATAACTCGGCGCTGCAGAGGCTGCTCATCGGCATGCCCAACAAGTCCATGCTCGTCATCGAGGACATCGACTGCTGCTTCGACGCCGCCGCGTCGAGGGAAGACGGCAAGGCGCCAGGGCCAGACGACGGTCCGGACCCCGACTATACATCGGACTCCCAAGACGCGTACCAGCCGGGAGCACCTCCGCCGAAGAGTATCACTCTGTCCGGTCTGCTCAACTTCATCGACGGGCTGTGGTCGACGTGCGGCGAGGAGCGCATCATCGTCTTCACCACCAACTACAAGGATCGCCTCGACCCGGCGCTGCTGCGGCCCGGGCGCATGGACATGCACATCTACATGGGCTACTGCGGCTGGGAGGCGTTCAGGACGCTGGCCCGGAACTACTTCCTCGTCGACGACCACGCGCTGTTCCCGGAGATACAGGAGCTGCTCTCCGCTTTGGAGGTGACGCCGGCCGAGGTGTCGGAAATGCTGCTGCGGAGCGAGGACGTCGACGTGGCCCTCCGGGTTCTTGCAGATTTCCTCCAGGAGAAGAGACGGAGCACACTGAAAGAAACAGAGGACAAGAAGGACGTGGCAGAGACAGCAGTATAG